One Solanum lycopersicum chromosome 2, SLM_r2.1 genomic region harbors:
- the LOC101247177 gene encoding uncharacterized protein yields the protein MAEDICFFAKDSIIIKPAKKSPALLRMVVVAFTLIFGIYICSICLKQTSLENTSKYLNIEVMEKPCHNYDMDQSQIPYVHYPKPKTFSRAECSCNPVRRFAILSMQRSGSGWFETLLNSHMNVSSNGEIFSVKYRRENASSILRTLDTVYNLDFFTSASKNHCSAAVGFKWMLNQGLIEHYKEVVEYFNRKGVSVIFLFRKNLLRRMVSVLSNSHDRYAKLLNGTHKSHVHSHEEAGTLAKYKPEINTTLLITDLKRMEVSATEALDHFNSTRHMILYYEDIVRNQAKLVDVLEFLRLPKMDLSSRQVKIHNGALWKHIKNWDDVNKTLSGTAYEKFLRASCCICL from the exons ATGGCTGAGGATATTTGTTTCTTCGCCAag GATAGTATAATCATAAAACCTGCCAAGAAATCTCCAGCATTGTTAAGGATGGTGGTTGTAGCGTTTACGCTGATCTTTGGTATTTATATCTGTTCAATTTGTCTTAAACAAACTAGCTTGGAGAATACAAGTAAATACTTGAACATTGAAGTCATGGAAAAGCCTTGCCATAACTATGACATGGATCAATCCCAAATTCCATATGTGCATTATCCGAAGCCAAAAACTTTTAGCCG GGCTGAATGTAGCTGTAACCCTGTTCGGCGCTTTGCCATTCTCTCAATGCAAAGGTCTGGGAGTGGATGGTTTGAGACACTATTGAATAGTCATATGAACGTAAGCTCCAATGGTGAAATATTCTCTGTCAAATATAGGAGAGAAAATGCTTCTTCAATCCTGAGGACATTGGACACAGTTTATAATTTGGACTTCTTTACGAGTGCTTCCAAAAATCACTGCTCAGCTGCAGTGGGCTTCAAGTGGATGCTTAATCAG GGGTTAATAGAACATTATAAGGAAGTCGTTGAGTACTTCAATAGGAAGGGTGTTTCCGTGATATTTCTCTTTAGAAAGAATTTACTGCGACGTATGGTTTCTGTTCTTTCAAATTCCCATGACCGATATGCCAAACTCTTGAATGGAACACATAAGTCTCATGTGCACTCACATGAAGAG GCTGGTACTCTTGCGAAGTATAAACCAGAAATCAATACAACATTGTTGATCACAGATTTGAAAAGAATGGAGGTTTCTGCCACGGAGGCACTGGACCACTTCAATAGCACTCGACATATGATTCTGTATTATGAAGATATTGTCAGAAATCAAGCT AAATTGGTAGATGTTCTTGAGTTTCTAAGATTGCCTAAGATGGATCTAAGTAGCCGTCAAGTGAAGATACATAACGGGGCATTGTGGAAGCATATCAAGAACTGGGATGATGTGAACAAGACCTTAAGTGGAACAGCTTATGAGAAGTTCCTCCGAG CTTCCTGCTGCATTTGCCTCTGA